The Methyloprofundus sp. genomic sequence TGAAAGGTGAGTATTATGTTAATTTATTTTTGGCCTGTGAACGGGCACTGCATGTATATGATCATGCAGAGCATGTAGCAGAACTTTGTGTTACGCAACAGGGCCTTGAGCAAGGTTTTGTGAGTCTTCCACATACTTGGGATGCATCTTAAGCAAGCTATTTTCAGAGTGTTAATTATTTTTTTTAAGTGAGTATTTATGGAGCTATCTGCTTTAGGGCGTTGCTATCGTTCTTTTTTACGCTGTCTTTCTTTAATATCTAAATTTCCTTATTCCATTGCCTATTATTTGGCTCCCTTACTGGCGAATTATGGCTTTAGTCCGATTAGTCATGAAGAACCTTTAGTTAAACAAGCAGTCAGTGATACAGGTCAGTCTTTATCTGCAACAGAGTGGCGACAATTTTGGCATAAACGTCTAGCTGATCATGCTATTTTTTGTCTTAATATTTTTAAAAATGCATCTTTTGATGAAGCATGGGTTAAAAAATATGTCACTTTTGATAAAGCAAGCTTACAAGCCATTGATCAAAATAAGAGCATTTTATTTTTAACCTACCATAACCCGTACTCACATACTTTATGCGTTGCTCTAGGCTCTTCAGGGTGGCGAGTTAATCCTTTTGTGGCAGCAGAAGAAACCTCGCCGATATTCGATTTTGTGGGGCGTTATATTAAAAAATTACATGCTGGGTGTATGCGTCATTTTAATGGAGGCAAGTATTTATTTTTTGATCAAAATAGCGTTGGTGCCAGTTTAACCAGGCGTGCTCTTGCTGATGGTGGAATACTGGTTGCAACCAATGATATTTTAAATTATTCCAAAAAAGCACCTACCATTAAATTTATGGGTCGCCTTATTACACCACCAATAGGTAATGTTAAATTAGCTTGTAGGATGGGAATTCCTATTGTGGCTGGGCTAATGGTACGTGATGGTGAACACTATAAAATTGTTTATCGCCAATTAGATAGTCACCAAAGTATTGAACAAATAATGACCGAGTATTTTGATTTTTTAACGGAGCTATTAGCCAAATACCCCGCTTTTTGGGATGGCTGGAATTGGTTCTCTTCTTTACCTCTTGATAGTGCAGAGAACACAAATGAGTAAAACACTTAATTTAACTCGCCTATGGCATAAAGCACATAGTCACTTACAACCTTTCACCGAACATTTAGCACTCGCCGATGATACTAGTTTTACTTGCCCTATCTGTACTAAAAATAATGCTTTCAAACTGAAGGTACAAGTGCGTTTTGGGGAGCAGGACTGGGAAAGTGCTGAGCCGATCTATTGCCCGGGTTGTAGTGAATATAGTTTATTGGATGTACCTACCCATAAAGAGCCACTCACAACAGTGGATGCAAGATTGTGGTCGGCCGAACCCACTTTTTTAAACATCGAACCTACCACTCGCTGTAATTTTAATTGTTGGTATTGTGTCGGCCGCCATATGCAGCAAGAAGATATTAAAGTAGAGAACTTCGCCCAAGTTTTGGATAATTTCCCAACAGTTAAAACCATTGCTCTCGTAGGTGAAGGTGAGCCATTAATGCATAAAGGCTTCTTTGATATGGCGCATATGGCCAAAGAACGCAATGTACGAGTAATGATTATTTCGAATGGCTCAACCTTAAGTACAAGTATTGTTAAGCAGCTATGCGAATCTGAAGTAGCTTATATTGGCATTTCGATTGATTCGATTGACCCTAAGGTTTTCGCCAGCTCACGAATTGATGGCAAATTGGAGCAGATTTGGCAAGGTATTCAACGTTTGCGTGAATATCGTGATGCACATGGTTACCAATATCCAAAAATTGGTTTAAAAGGAACTTTATTCTCCTATAACAAAACAGAATTGCCTGATATTGTGGAAACGGCAAAATCTTATGGCGTAGAGATATTTGAGTCTTTTCAGGCTTTAAATCCTATGAGTACTTATATCCCTATTTATCCAGAGCAATCACTCAGTGAAGTAGCACATATTGATGAAGTAGCTAATATTATCAATCAAGATAGTGTACAAGCAACACAGCAGTTACAACCTTTTGCTGAGTTTTGTGCTACTGAAGGCATCGAAATAGATAAGAATGGTACCGCTAATAATATCCGTAATAATTGCGATGAGCAGTGGATTTACTCTTTACTTAGTGGTGATATCACACCTTGTTGCCAGATTAAAACACCTATTAGTGATACTTGGAATTTATTTAAACATACCTTGCCTGACATTCTCAGTGATCATCAATATGAAAATACCCGGTTTAATCTTTGGAATGGTATTTTTCCAACTTATTGTGATGGTTGTTGGAAAACACGTTGATAAAACATAACGACCCTAGTATGGATTTATTATTAGCTGAATTACCAGCTGCACCTGGTATTGTTGTATCAAATGATTCAAGCTTGAATTTTGATGCAACTTATCAAGTTCTAGATTTTTCAATGCGACAACAATCAGACTCAGTGACTGATGCAATTGCTATTGTGTTGCATAAACCTAGTTTCAGCATTGACCCTTTACAGATTTTTAGCCAAGTTTTAGAGACTTTAGCACCAAATGGTGTGCTTTTAATTGTTGATACCTTTGCCACAGGCTTTAGCACTGTTGGGAAAAGTAAGCTCAATTTATTAAGTGATTTTTTAGCACTAGCCAATCGTTTTAATTTTAAGTTGGAACGGGAGCAGACTTTAACGACTGATGAACCCAATCAGCAAGCTGAGTTTTTCTTAAAATTTACCAAGGGAACCTACCCTAAATGGCGTTTATCTTATTTAGATAAAACTGATATTAAGCGCATGCTGGGCTTATTTGAAAACACTTTTCATCATGTGATGTCGCTAGAGTTTCAGCAATGGAAATATGCGGATCCGGAATCGTTAACCATTTGTGTTTGGGAAGAAGATAAACTGATCGGTTCTTTAGGCGGCATGCCGCGCAAAGTCTTATTCTTTGGCCAAGTACAAACTGTTATCCAAATTGGCGATGTCATGGTAGATGTCAGTAAACGGGGCATATTAACCAAAACAGGCCCCTTTTTTCGTATGACCGCTACCTTTCTGGAACGCTGCGCTGGTTTCGGCAAACCTTTTTTATGCATTTTTGGGTTTCCTAATGAGCGGCATATGCGCTTATCAGAGCATCTGAATTTCTATAAAGAAGTCGGCAGGATCTTGGAATTTTCCTGGCCTGCCTTATTAAAGGCTCCTAGCTTTTTTACCTCATTAATAGAGGTTAATACCAACAATATAAACGACCTATCCTTAAAAATTGATCAATTGTGGTTAACAATGGCGGCTGATTTACAAAATAACGTGGTGGGTATCAGGGACTCGCAATATGTATTAAATAGATACCTTAAACATCCTGAAAAGGAATACAGGGTATTCTTGATGCAACATAAGTTGACTAGAAAAGTAACAGGATTAATAGTGCTACATGTACAAGATGGACGTTGTAACTTAATTGACTTGGTTGCGCCACTAGCAACGATTCCGGCGTTATTGGTACAGGTAAGGTACTTAAGTAATACTTTGCACTGTGAGCGCTTGTTTGTTCAGATATCTAATACCTTTGCAGAGTATTTTAAAACCGAAGCATATCAACAAGAAGCTATTTCTATCCCTATTGCTAAAGATACTTGGGGGGCAGGACCTGATTATAAGGATTTAGTAGATGCTTGGTGGTTAATGAGTGGTGATATGGATTTTAGATAAACACTTGTTTTTTAAACAAATATATTAGATATAACGAGCTTTTTATGGTCATAAGACGAGTAAAAGGCGGTATATCAAGACTTATTATTTAATGGAATTCTAGCTATAAAGGTTTCATCCTATTATTAGTTAAATAGCCGCTTTAAATTAGTCAACAAACAGCTGTATAAAATTTGTACAATCCAATTGTAGGCCGCATTATTACTAGTGCTGTAAGAGTTACGCAAAAAATATTCACAATGTTATCCACAGAAAATGTGCATAACTGATTTATATATAGTATTGCTACCTGTTTATAAGGGTAGTTTACTAACGAGTTGCCCACAGATTAAGCCAATGTAGTACACAAATTTATAAAGGTGCTTTAACCATTGGTTTAACAAGCCTTGGCAGTGTTATGCAGATAAAAAAGCTAACTTAATAGTAATAATTAGTTATGTTTTGCTTTCAACGAGAAGTATTTAGAATTGATCTTATTTTTTTGCAAAATGGGGGCTGGCTAAAGAGTAAATTTAGGGATAAATTAATCATACTTTTATTAGCCACTTATTTTATATGTAGCTAAAATTATTTTTTCTCTTTTTTTATTTTTTGTTTTTTCTTTTTTTAGGCGTTTTAATAGCCTTATTTTAAAGGGCTGTAGAGGGGATATAACGAGTAAATTATGGTTTAACAACGAGTAAATTATGGTTTAACAACGAGTAAAATATGGTATTGTTAGAATTTATTTTTAACTTAATTCTATATATTTTGTGGATAACTCAAATAAGCTCACCGTTGTTAAAAGTAATGCCATTATTGATGCTGGGTATTATTTAAGCATCTATGAAAACCGTATTTTATTAACCTGTATTAGCCAAATTAATTCCATGGGAGAAATAGGTTTAAATGATGTCTTTACAGTTAGTGCCCAAGACTTAATTGGTTTAATTGGTCTAGATGATAAAAATACATATAAACAGTTAAAAAAGGCAGTTGATAGACTTTATGAAAGGTCAGTTACTATTGATTTACCTAATAATGAAATACTAAAAGTACGTTGGGTTTCTTCTATTAAATATATCAAACAAGCTGGTACCGTAGAGTTGAAATTTTCACAGGATATGATTCCTTATATTTTACAAATTAGGCGTGAATTTACTCAATACCGGCTAAAAAATGTACTAATGTTTAAGTCTAACTACAGTATCAGAGTCTATGAATTATTAGTTAAATGGAGTGGCGATCATAAAACAGTAACTGTTGAATGGCTCAAAAAGCAATTTCAGTTAGAAACAAAATATACTCGAATTGGTGATTTAAAAAAGTATGTTTTAGATATCGCAATCAAAGAAATCAATCAATATTCTGATATGAATGTACAGTACAGCCAGATTAAGCAAGGACGCAATGTAATAGCATTCAAATTTAAGTATGGGTTAAAGCATCCCCAACCCAAAAAATCTAAACATAACTTTAATGACCATATCCACGGCATTAGTAGAGCAGAGATTGAAAAAAATGCACGCGTAGGAGAAAGCTATTCAGAAGCCGCTGCCAGATTGGCTAAACTGAAAAATACCCACTAATTTATTTCCGATACCCAGCTAGACACAGGATTTTTAGCCAAGATTGCTATATGGTACGCAACCCTTAGTAAAACTGCCTTGCTCTATTCTGCTTATAGCATATCGATAACTAATCCATACCAGTTACTTCCCTTTATTTTAAGACACTATGCCCGTTACCAACGAATCTACTTACCTTCCTTTTGAATCATCGCCATTACCTAACGGCTCTTGGTTAGTTTTAGCACCACATCCGGATGATGAAACTTTTGGTATGGGGGGAACCTTATTACTGGCAAAGTCTCAAGGTATTACTGTTGATATTATCTTTGTAACCGATGGTGGCAAAGGGGGAGAAAGCCAAGAAAACTTGGTTAAAACACGTGAACTTGAAGCACAAAATGTTGCCGATAAACTGGGGGTTCGTACGGTATATTTTTGGTGCGAAGTTGACCGGGAATTAACCGCATCTCAACACCTTATTAATAAGCTAAGTGCCTTTATTGAACAATGGCAACCTGCAGCCGTTTTTTTTCCAGGTCCATCAGAACCACACCCTGATCATCGTACTACCGCAATACTAGCTTGGGAGAGTTTGCGCTTAATTGGTTTTCCGGCAACACCGATTAGTTATGATATTTCTGTACAAGGCTATACCAACTACTTAATCGACATTACTCAAGTGGTTGATGATAAACGTCTCTTAATGAGCGATTACAAAAGTCAATTAGCTGAGAACCTCTATATTGATCGCATTATTGCTTTAAATAAGGCACGCACTTGGTCTTTACCTGAGTCAGTTGCTTATGCAGAGTCGTTTTACTTATGGCCTAAGGAAAATAGACCCTTAAACGCATTAGTCTTAAGTCTGGCTGCTAAAGAATCATCATTACAGGCTTTACCTGATAGTTTACCTTTAATATCAGTCATTACACGCACCCAAAATCGTCCTGAATTTTTACGTGAGGCAATTCGTTCGGTAGCTGGACAAACTTACCCTAATATTGAATTGATTGTTATTAATGATGGTGGTGAAAATTGTAATGCCTTAGTGCAAGAAGAGTCTGTTGGCAGTATTCAACAGATTCATTATGAACAGATTATGCCTAACCTAGGCCGCTCTGCTGCGGCAAATATAGGCCTTAAACAGAGTCATGGAAAGTTCATTATTTTTCTGGACGATGATGATTGGTTTGAGACACACCATATTAGCTCACTTTATGATCA encodes the following:
- a CDS encoding AdoMet-dependent heme synthase; its protein translation is MSKTLNLTRLWHKAHSHLQPFTEHLALADDTSFTCPICTKNNAFKLKVQVRFGEQDWESAEPIYCPGCSEYSLLDVPTHKEPLTTVDARLWSAEPTFLNIEPTTRCNFNCWYCVGRHMQQEDIKVENFAQVLDNFPTVKTIALVGEGEPLMHKGFFDMAHMAKERNVRVMIISNGSTLSTSIVKQLCESEVAYIGISIDSIDPKVFASSRIDGKLEQIWQGIQRLREYRDAHGYQYPKIGLKGTLFSYNKTELPDIVETAKSYGVEIFESFQALNPMSTYIPIYPEQSLSEVAHIDEVANIINQDSVQATQQLQPFAEFCATEGIEIDKNGTANNIRNNCDEQWIYSLLSGDITPCCQIKTPISDTWNLFKHTLPDILSDHQYENTRFNLWNGIFPTYCDGCWKTR
- a CDS encoding plasmid replication initiator RepB, coding for MDNSNKLTVVKSNAIIDAGYYLSIYENRILLTCISQINSMGEIGLNDVFTVSAQDLIGLIGLDDKNTYKQLKKAVDRLYERSVTIDLPNNEILKVRWVSSIKYIKQAGTVELKFSQDMIPYILQIRREFTQYRLKNVLMFKSNYSIRVYELLVKWSGDHKTVTVEWLKKQFQLETKYTRIGDLKKYVLDIAIKEINQYSDMNVQYSQIKQGRNVIAFKFKYGLKHPQPKKSKHNFNDHIHGISRAEIEKNARVGESYSEAAARLAKLKNTH